In Helianthus annuus cultivar XRQ/B chromosome 9, HanXRQr2.0-SUNRISE, whole genome shotgun sequence, the following are encoded in one genomic region:
- the LOC110879103 gene encoding uncharacterized protein LOC110879103: MAAFYPVGTFCINPNSLNSLSINPKSHRPQHIPLKTPLSVNATSSSSSSSTSYNKPQDTSDEAMTIEALRRFIRLNLGNWTGSFHQFDPKGKLLHKIDTRLSAGSYGENDLISLIQTLYIKQCSSSYSASGGDEEAEWAEYKIKETNMFTADKYQQIGFFPQEKAFALRYQTAGMLETVLREGVLGEDDIGEESPKNLKIPSKLPSIVCECCLYSLEKDLRARAFHIMDPKGFVEMLILFLEEKGVGIVTAPFLDDDSKDDASRMTPHLGTWKGHSVTKRSGVYGATESEADTVTSLGFDDNGQLIQNQTSTYKGKKATSNVRWTGSISDNLVTYDGGYQITLLPGGMYMGCPCDVGKHVAETKSFHLEFCWLESPTKRQRLVRTYDVDGLAVSTTYFLETKV; encoded by the exons ATGGCAGCATTCTATCCAGTTGGAACATTTTGCATAAACCCTAATTCCCTCAATTCGCTTTCCATAAACCCTAAATCACATCGTCCACAACATATCCCCCTCAAAACTCCATTATCAGTCAACGcaacatcttcttcatcatcatcttccactTCGTATAATAAACCTCAAGACACGAGCGACGAAGCAATGACGATTGAAGCCTTAAGGCGCTTCATCAGACTCAATTTGGGGAACTGGACCGGTTCTTTTCAC CAATTTGATCCAAAGGGGAAGTTGTTGCATAAGATTGATACTAGGCTCTCTGCTGGATCTTATGGTGAAAATGATTTGATTAGTTTGATTCAAAc GTTGTATATCAAACAATGTTCCTCAAGTTATTCGGCTTCTGGAGGTGATGAGGAAGCCGAATGGGCAGAGTACAAGATTAAAGAAACGAATATGTTTACTGCGGATAAATATCAGCAG ATTGGATTCTTTCCGCAAGAGAAAGCGTTTGCGTTAAGGTATCAGACAGCTGGTATGTTAGAGACGGTGTTAAGGGAAGGAGTGTTGGGTGAAGACGACATTGGAGAGGAATCGCCAAA AAACCTAAAGATTCCTTCGAAATTACCTTCTATTGTATGCGAGTGTTGCCTTTATTCACTAGAGAAAGATTTGAGAGCAAGAGCATTCCATATaatggatccaaaaggttttgTCGAAATGCTTATCCTTTTTCTTGAAGAAAAAGGTGTTGGAATTGTTACAGCTCCCTTCCTTGATGATGATTCTAAG GATGATGCAAGCCGGATGACTCCCCACCTTGGCACGTGGAAAGGTCACTCTGTAACAAAGCGTAGCGGTGTTTATGGCGCAACCGAATCTGAAGCTGACACAGTGACATCACTCGGTTTTGATGACAACGGTCAACTAATCCAG AATCAAACTTCGACATACAAGGGGAAAAAAGCAACCTCAAATGTGCGTTGGACGGGGAGCATATCGGATAACCTGGTGACCTATGATGGTGGTTACCAGATAACGTTACTACCTGGAGGTATGTACATGGGGTGCCCGTGTGATGTAGGAAAGCATGTGGCTGAAACCAAGTCTTTCCATTTGGAATTCTGTTGGCTCGAGTCACCTACAAAAAGGCAGAGACTGGTTCGCACTTATGACGTGGATGGCTTAGCCGTCTCAACAACTTACTTTCTCGAGACCAAAGTATGA